In a genomic window of Myotis daubentonii chromosome X, mMyoDau2.1, whole genome shotgun sequence:
- the ARHGAP4 gene encoding rho GTPase-activating protein 4 isoform X3 — protein sequence MAAHGKLRRERGLQAEYETQIKEMRSQLSEQLRCLELQGELRRELLQELSEFMRRRAEVELEYSRGLDKLAERFSSRGGRLGGSSREYQSFRKEPTLLSSLHCWAVLLQQTRQQSRDSAALSEVLAGPLVQRLSHIAEDVGRIVKKSKDLEQQLQEELLEVVSELQTAKKTYQVYHTESMNAEAKLREAERQEEKRAGRSAAPATATTPTEAGPLRKTSVKKGSRVVEKRQAKFLEHKLKCTKARNEYLLSLASVNAAVSNYYLYDVLDLMDCCDTGFHLALGQVLRSYTAAESRTQASQMQGLGSLEEAVEALDPPGDKAKVLEVHSVAFCPPQRFDYQPHEGDEVAEIQVEVELRDEILPRAQNIQSRLDRQTIETEEVNKTLKATLQALLEVVALEDGDMLDSFQACPSTESLKSTSSDPGARQAGRRRGQQQETETFYITKLQEYLSGRSILAKLQAKHEKLQEAIQRGDKEEQEAPCAQYTQRKFQKSRHPRPSSQYHHKLFGGDMEKFIQSSGQPVPLVVESCVRFINLNGLQHEGIFRVSGAQLRISEIRDAFERGEDPLVEGCSACDLDSVAGVLKLYFRSLDPPLFPPDLFLELLASAELEAMEERVELVSRLLTQLPGPVLVVLRYLFTFLSQDTQVEGLAGENEPELEAGTPAQEDVLEGVVEAVACFSYTGRTAKELTFQRGDVLRLHERASDDWWRGEYAGTCGLIPHKYITLPEGAEKHAMGPELQAGELLSSAEGLPAVEVTQRPELCTPSGGSFGHRRHCLVPTSPDRHVEMDKAVAQTMDSVFKELLGKTTIRQGLGPASTNSPSPGPRSPKLLGCGRLGKNKGFSRSPGAPASPSSSSSQPPGLDSPLKPH from the exons CGCGAGTATCAAAGCTTCCG gaaGGAGCCGACCCTCCTCTCATCCTTGCACTGCTGGGCCGTGTTGCTGCAGCAGACTCGGCAGCAGAGCCGGGACAGCGCGGCCCTCAGCGAGGTGCTGGCCGGGCCACTGGTCCAGCGCTTGAGTCACATTGCGGAGGATGTAGGGCGCATAGTCAAGAAG agtAAGGAtctggagcagcagctgcaggaagAGCTCCTGGAGGTGGTGTCTGAGCTTCAGACG GCCAAGAAGACATACCAGGTGTATCACACGGAGAGCATGAATGCCGAGGCCAAGCTCCGGGAAGCTGAGCGGCAGGAGGAGAAGCGGGCTGGCCGTAGTGCTGCTCCTGCCACGGCCACCACCCCCACTGAGGCAGGGCCCCTGCGCAAGACCTCTGTCAAGAAGGGATCACGAGTGGTAGAAAAG CGTCAGGCCAAGTTCTTGGAGCACAAACTGAAGTGCACGAAGGCGCGCAACGAGTACctgctcagcctggccagtgtcaaCGCCGCAGTCAGCAACTACTACTTGTATGACGTCTTGGACCTCATGGAC TGCTGTGACACAGGGTTCCACTTGGCCCTGGGGCAGGTGCTCCGGAGTTACACGGCTGCCGAGAGCCGCACCCAAGCCTCCCAGatgcagggcctgggcagcctggaggaGGCGGTGGAGGCCCTAGATCCTCCAGGGGACAAGGCCAAGGTGCTGGAGGTGCACTCGGTCGCCTTCTGCCCCCCGCAGCGTTTTGACTACCAGCCCCATGAGGGGGATGAG GTGGCTGAGAtccaggtggaggtggagctgcGGGACGAGATTCTGCCCAGAGCCCAGAATATCCAGAGCCGCCTGGACCGACAAACCATAGAGACAGAGGAG GTGAACAAGACGCTGAAGGCCACACTGCAGGCCCTGCTGGAAGTGGTGGCATTGGAAGATGGGGACATGCTTGACTCCTTCCAGGCCTGTCCCTCCACTGAGTCCCTCAAGTCCACCAGCTCGGACCCAGGTGCTCGGCAGGCGGGCCGGAGGCGGGGCCAACAGCAGGAGACCGAGACCTTCTACATCACG AAACTCCAGGAGTACCTGAGTGGGCGGAGCATCCTTGCCAAGCTGCAGGCCAAGCACGAGAAACTGCAGGAGGCCATTCAGCGAG GTGacaaggaggagcaggaggcgcCTTG CGCCCAGTACACACAGAGAAAATTCCAGAAGAgccgccacccccgccccagctcccagTATCATCATAAACTCTTCGGGGGAGACATGGAGAAGTTTATCCAG agctcaggccagccCGTGCCCCTGGTGGTGGAGAGCTGTGTCCGCTTCATTAACCTCAACG GCCTGCAGCACGAGGGCATCTTCCGGGTGTCGGGCGCCCAGCTGCGTATCTCAGAGATCCGTGATGCTTTTGAGAGAG GGGAGGACCCCCTGGTGGAAGGCTGCTCGGCCTGCGACCTGGACTCGGTGGCAGGGGTCCTGAAGCTCTACTTTCGGAGCCTGGATCCCCCGCTCTTCCCCCCGGACCTATTCCTGGAGCTTCTGGCTTCTGCGG AGCTGGAGGCCATGGAGGAGCGGGTGGAGCTGGTGAGCCGCCTTCTGACACAGCTGCCGGGCCCAGTGCTGGTGGTGCTGCGCTACCTCTTCACCTTCCTCAGCCA GGACACCCAGGTTGAGGGACTGGCAGGCGAGAACGAGCCGGAGCTGGAAGCTgggaccccagcccaggaggatG TCCTGGAGGGCGTCGTGGAGGCGGTGGCCTGCTTTTCCTACACGGGCCGCACGGCCAAGGAGCTGACCTTTCAGCGTGGGGACGTGCTGCGGCTGCACGAGCGGGCCTCGGACGACTGGTGGCGGGGCGAGTATGCTGGCACCTGCGGGCTCATTCCGCACAAGTACATCACGCTGCCTGAGGG AGCAGAGAAGCACGCTATGGGCCCAGAGCTGCAGGCTGGGGAGCTGCTGAGCAGTGCGGAGGGCCTCCCGGCTGTGGAGGTCACCCAGCG GCCAGAACTATGTACCCCATCCGGGGGCTCTTTTGGGCACAGACGGCACTGTTTGGTCCCAACCTCCCCAGATCGACATGTGGAGATGGATAAG GCTGTGGCGCAGACCATGGACTCCGTCTTTAAGGAGCTCTTGGGAAAGACTACCATCcgccagggcctggggccagcaTCCACCAACTCTCCCAGCCCCGGGCCCCGCAGCCCGAAGCTTCTAGGCTGTGGCCGCCTGGGCAAGAACAAAGGCTTCTCCCGCAGCCCTGGGGCGCCGGCCTCACCCTCATCCTCATCATCCCAACCCCCGGGCCTGGACTCACCCCTCAAGCCACACTGA
- the ARHGAP4 gene encoding rho GTPase-activating protein 4 isoform X1 encodes MAAHGKLRRERGLQAEYETQIKEMRSQLSEQLRCLELQGELRRELLQELSEFMRRRAEVELEYSRGLDKLAERFSSRGGRLGGSSREYQSFRKEPTLLSSLHCWAVLLQQTRQQSRDSAALSEVLAGPLVQRLSHIAEDVGRIVKKSKDLEQQLQEELLEVVSELQTAKKTYQVYHTESMNAEAKLREAERQEEKRAGRSAAPATATTPTEAGPLRKTSVKKGSRVVEKRQAKFLEHKLKCTKARNEYLLSLASVNAAVSNYYLYDVLDLMDCCDTGFHLALGQVLRSYTAAESRTQASQMQGLGSLEEAVEALDPPGDKAKVLEVHSVAFCPPQRFDYQPHEGDEVAEIQVEVELRDEILPRAQNIQSRLDRQTIETEEVNKTLKATLQALLEVVALEDGDMLDSFQACPSTESLKSTSSDPGARQAGRRRGQQQETETFYITKLQEYLSGRSILAKLQAKHEKLQEAIQRGDKEEQEAPCAQYTQRKFQKSRHPRPSSQYHHKLFGGDMEKFIQSSGQPVPLVVESCVRFINLNGLQHEGIFRVSGAQLRISEIRDAFERGEDPLVEGCSACDLDSVAGVLKLYFRSLDPPLFPPDLFLELLASAELEAMEERVELVSRLLTQLPGPVLVVLRYLFTFLSHLAQYSDENMMDPYNLAVCFGPTLLPVPPGQDPVALQGQVNQLVQTLIVQPARVFPPLTLLPGPVYEKCMAPPSASCLGDTQVEGLAGENEPELEAGTPAQEDVLEGVVEAVACFSYTGRTAKELTFQRGDVLRLHERASDDWWRGEYAGTCGLIPHKYITLPEGAEKHAMGPELQAGELLSSAEGLPAVEVTQRPELCTPSGGSFGHRRHCLVPTSPDRHVEMDKAVAQTMDSVFKELLGKTTIRQGLGPASTNSPSPGPRSPKLLGCGRLGKNKGFSRSPGAPASPSSSSSQPPGLDSPLKPH; translated from the exons CGCGAGTATCAAAGCTTCCG gaaGGAGCCGACCCTCCTCTCATCCTTGCACTGCTGGGCCGTGTTGCTGCAGCAGACTCGGCAGCAGAGCCGGGACAGCGCGGCCCTCAGCGAGGTGCTGGCCGGGCCACTGGTCCAGCGCTTGAGTCACATTGCGGAGGATGTAGGGCGCATAGTCAAGAAG agtAAGGAtctggagcagcagctgcaggaagAGCTCCTGGAGGTGGTGTCTGAGCTTCAGACG GCCAAGAAGACATACCAGGTGTATCACACGGAGAGCATGAATGCCGAGGCCAAGCTCCGGGAAGCTGAGCGGCAGGAGGAGAAGCGGGCTGGCCGTAGTGCTGCTCCTGCCACGGCCACCACCCCCACTGAGGCAGGGCCCCTGCGCAAGACCTCTGTCAAGAAGGGATCACGAGTGGTAGAAAAG CGTCAGGCCAAGTTCTTGGAGCACAAACTGAAGTGCACGAAGGCGCGCAACGAGTACctgctcagcctggccagtgtcaaCGCCGCAGTCAGCAACTACTACTTGTATGACGTCTTGGACCTCATGGAC TGCTGTGACACAGGGTTCCACTTGGCCCTGGGGCAGGTGCTCCGGAGTTACACGGCTGCCGAGAGCCGCACCCAAGCCTCCCAGatgcagggcctgggcagcctggaggaGGCGGTGGAGGCCCTAGATCCTCCAGGGGACAAGGCCAAGGTGCTGGAGGTGCACTCGGTCGCCTTCTGCCCCCCGCAGCGTTTTGACTACCAGCCCCATGAGGGGGATGAG GTGGCTGAGAtccaggtggaggtggagctgcGGGACGAGATTCTGCCCAGAGCCCAGAATATCCAGAGCCGCCTGGACCGACAAACCATAGAGACAGAGGAG GTGAACAAGACGCTGAAGGCCACACTGCAGGCCCTGCTGGAAGTGGTGGCATTGGAAGATGGGGACATGCTTGACTCCTTCCAGGCCTGTCCCTCCACTGAGTCCCTCAAGTCCACCAGCTCGGACCCAGGTGCTCGGCAGGCGGGCCGGAGGCGGGGCCAACAGCAGGAGACCGAGACCTTCTACATCACG AAACTCCAGGAGTACCTGAGTGGGCGGAGCATCCTTGCCAAGCTGCAGGCCAAGCACGAGAAACTGCAGGAGGCCATTCAGCGAG GTGacaaggaggagcaggaggcgcCTTG CGCCCAGTACACACAGAGAAAATTCCAGAAGAgccgccacccccgccccagctcccagTATCATCATAAACTCTTCGGGGGAGACATGGAGAAGTTTATCCAG agctcaggccagccCGTGCCCCTGGTGGTGGAGAGCTGTGTCCGCTTCATTAACCTCAACG GCCTGCAGCACGAGGGCATCTTCCGGGTGTCGGGCGCCCAGCTGCGTATCTCAGAGATCCGTGATGCTTTTGAGAGAG GGGAGGACCCCCTGGTGGAAGGCTGCTCGGCCTGCGACCTGGACTCGGTGGCAGGGGTCCTGAAGCTCTACTTTCGGAGCCTGGATCCCCCGCTCTTCCCCCCGGACCTATTCCTGGAGCTTCTGGCTTCTGCGG AGCTGGAGGCCATGGAGGAGCGGGTGGAGCTGGTGAGCCGCCTTCTGACACAGCTGCCGGGCCCAGTGCTGGTGGTGCTGCGCTACCTCTTCACCTTCCTCAGCCA cctggcccagtaTAGCGATGAGAACATGATGGACCCTTACAACCTGGCCGTGTGCTTTGGGCCGACGCTGCTGCCCGTGCCCCCTGGGCAGGACCCCGTGGCCTTGCAGGGCCAGGTGAACCAGCTGGTGCAGACGCTCATTGTGCAGCCCGCACGGGttttcccacccctcaccctgctGCCGGGCCCTGTCTATGAGAAGTGCATGGCACCGCCTTCCGCCAGCTGCCTGGG GGACACCCAGGTTGAGGGACTGGCAGGCGAGAACGAGCCGGAGCTGGAAGCTgggaccccagcccaggaggatG TCCTGGAGGGCGTCGTGGAGGCGGTGGCCTGCTTTTCCTACACGGGCCGCACGGCCAAGGAGCTGACCTTTCAGCGTGGGGACGTGCTGCGGCTGCACGAGCGGGCCTCGGACGACTGGTGGCGGGGCGAGTATGCTGGCACCTGCGGGCTCATTCCGCACAAGTACATCACGCTGCCTGAGGG AGCAGAGAAGCACGCTATGGGCCCAGAGCTGCAGGCTGGGGAGCTGCTGAGCAGTGCGGAGGGCCTCCCGGCTGTGGAGGTCACCCAGCG GCCAGAACTATGTACCCCATCCGGGGGCTCTTTTGGGCACAGACGGCACTGTTTGGTCCCAACCTCCCCAGATCGACATGTGGAGATGGATAAG GCTGTGGCGCAGACCATGGACTCCGTCTTTAAGGAGCTCTTGGGAAAGACTACCATCcgccagggcctggggccagcaTCCACCAACTCTCCCAGCCCCGGGCCCCGCAGCCCGAAGCTTCTAGGCTGTGGCCGCCTGGGCAAGAACAAAGGCTTCTCCCGCAGCCCTGGGGCGCCGGCCTCACCCTCATCCTCATCATCCCAACCCCCGGGCCTGGACTCACCCCTCAAGCCACACTGA
- the ARHGAP4 gene encoding rho GTPase-activating protein 4 isoform X2 yields the protein MRSQLSEQLRCLELQGELRRELLQELSEFMRRRAEVELEYSRGLDKLAERFSSRGGRLGGSSREYQSFRKEPTLLSSLHCWAVLLQQTRQQSRDSAALSEVLAGPLVQRLSHIAEDVGRIVKKSKDLEQQLQEELLEVVSELQTAKKTYQVYHTESMNAEAKLREAERQEEKRAGRSAAPATATTPTEAGPLRKTSVKKGSRVVEKRQAKFLEHKLKCTKARNEYLLSLASVNAAVSNYYLYDVLDLMDCCDTGFHLALGQVLRSYTAAESRTQASQMQGLGSLEEAVEALDPPGDKAKVLEVHSVAFCPPQRFDYQPHEGDEVAEIQVEVELRDEILPRAQNIQSRLDRQTIETEEVNKTLKATLQALLEVVALEDGDMLDSFQACPSTESLKSTSSDPGARQAGRRRGQQQETETFYITKLQEYLSGRSILAKLQAKHEKLQEAIQRGDKEEQEAPCAQYTQRKFQKSRHPRPSSQYHHKLFGGDMEKFIQSSGQPVPLVVESCVRFINLNGLQHEGIFRVSGAQLRISEIRDAFERGEDPLVEGCSACDLDSVAGVLKLYFRSLDPPLFPPDLFLELLASAELEAMEERVELVSRLLTQLPGPVLVVLRYLFTFLSHLAQYSDENMMDPYNLAVCFGPTLLPVPPGQDPVALQGQVNQLVQTLIVQPARVFPPLTLLPGPVYEKCMAPPSASCLGDTQVEGLAGENEPELEAGTPAQEDVLEGVVEAVACFSYTGRTAKELTFQRGDVLRLHERASDDWWRGEYAGTCGLIPHKYITLPEGAEKHAMGPELQAGELLSSAEGLPAVEVTQRPELCTPSGGSFGHRRHCLVPTSPDRHVEMDKAVAQTMDSVFKELLGKTTIRQGLGPASTNSPSPGPRSPKLLGCGRLGKNKGFSRSPGAPASPSSSSSQPPGLDSPLKPH from the exons CGCGAGTATCAAAGCTTCCG gaaGGAGCCGACCCTCCTCTCATCCTTGCACTGCTGGGCCGTGTTGCTGCAGCAGACTCGGCAGCAGAGCCGGGACAGCGCGGCCCTCAGCGAGGTGCTGGCCGGGCCACTGGTCCAGCGCTTGAGTCACATTGCGGAGGATGTAGGGCGCATAGTCAAGAAG agtAAGGAtctggagcagcagctgcaggaagAGCTCCTGGAGGTGGTGTCTGAGCTTCAGACG GCCAAGAAGACATACCAGGTGTATCACACGGAGAGCATGAATGCCGAGGCCAAGCTCCGGGAAGCTGAGCGGCAGGAGGAGAAGCGGGCTGGCCGTAGTGCTGCTCCTGCCACGGCCACCACCCCCACTGAGGCAGGGCCCCTGCGCAAGACCTCTGTCAAGAAGGGATCACGAGTGGTAGAAAAG CGTCAGGCCAAGTTCTTGGAGCACAAACTGAAGTGCACGAAGGCGCGCAACGAGTACctgctcagcctggccagtgtcaaCGCCGCAGTCAGCAACTACTACTTGTATGACGTCTTGGACCTCATGGAC TGCTGTGACACAGGGTTCCACTTGGCCCTGGGGCAGGTGCTCCGGAGTTACACGGCTGCCGAGAGCCGCACCCAAGCCTCCCAGatgcagggcctgggcagcctggaggaGGCGGTGGAGGCCCTAGATCCTCCAGGGGACAAGGCCAAGGTGCTGGAGGTGCACTCGGTCGCCTTCTGCCCCCCGCAGCGTTTTGACTACCAGCCCCATGAGGGGGATGAG GTGGCTGAGAtccaggtggaggtggagctgcGGGACGAGATTCTGCCCAGAGCCCAGAATATCCAGAGCCGCCTGGACCGACAAACCATAGAGACAGAGGAG GTGAACAAGACGCTGAAGGCCACACTGCAGGCCCTGCTGGAAGTGGTGGCATTGGAAGATGGGGACATGCTTGACTCCTTCCAGGCCTGTCCCTCCACTGAGTCCCTCAAGTCCACCAGCTCGGACCCAGGTGCTCGGCAGGCGGGCCGGAGGCGGGGCCAACAGCAGGAGACCGAGACCTTCTACATCACG AAACTCCAGGAGTACCTGAGTGGGCGGAGCATCCTTGCCAAGCTGCAGGCCAAGCACGAGAAACTGCAGGAGGCCATTCAGCGAG GTGacaaggaggagcaggaggcgcCTTG CGCCCAGTACACACAGAGAAAATTCCAGAAGAgccgccacccccgccccagctcccagTATCATCATAAACTCTTCGGGGGAGACATGGAGAAGTTTATCCAG agctcaggccagccCGTGCCCCTGGTGGTGGAGAGCTGTGTCCGCTTCATTAACCTCAACG GCCTGCAGCACGAGGGCATCTTCCGGGTGTCGGGCGCCCAGCTGCGTATCTCAGAGATCCGTGATGCTTTTGAGAGAG GGGAGGACCCCCTGGTGGAAGGCTGCTCGGCCTGCGACCTGGACTCGGTGGCAGGGGTCCTGAAGCTCTACTTTCGGAGCCTGGATCCCCCGCTCTTCCCCCCGGACCTATTCCTGGAGCTTCTGGCTTCTGCGG AGCTGGAGGCCATGGAGGAGCGGGTGGAGCTGGTGAGCCGCCTTCTGACACAGCTGCCGGGCCCAGTGCTGGTGGTGCTGCGCTACCTCTTCACCTTCCTCAGCCA cctggcccagtaTAGCGATGAGAACATGATGGACCCTTACAACCTGGCCGTGTGCTTTGGGCCGACGCTGCTGCCCGTGCCCCCTGGGCAGGACCCCGTGGCCTTGCAGGGCCAGGTGAACCAGCTGGTGCAGACGCTCATTGTGCAGCCCGCACGGGttttcccacccctcaccctgctGCCGGGCCCTGTCTATGAGAAGTGCATGGCACCGCCTTCCGCCAGCTGCCTGGG GGACACCCAGGTTGAGGGACTGGCAGGCGAGAACGAGCCGGAGCTGGAAGCTgggaccccagcccaggaggatG TCCTGGAGGGCGTCGTGGAGGCGGTGGCCTGCTTTTCCTACACGGGCCGCACGGCCAAGGAGCTGACCTTTCAGCGTGGGGACGTGCTGCGGCTGCACGAGCGGGCCTCGGACGACTGGTGGCGGGGCGAGTATGCTGGCACCTGCGGGCTCATTCCGCACAAGTACATCACGCTGCCTGAGGG AGCAGAGAAGCACGCTATGGGCCCAGAGCTGCAGGCTGGGGAGCTGCTGAGCAGTGCGGAGGGCCTCCCGGCTGTGGAGGTCACCCAGCG GCCAGAACTATGTACCCCATCCGGGGGCTCTTTTGGGCACAGACGGCACTGTTTGGTCCCAACCTCCCCAGATCGACATGTGGAGATGGATAAG GCTGTGGCGCAGACCATGGACTCCGTCTTTAAGGAGCTCTTGGGAAAGACTACCATCcgccagggcctggggccagcaTCCACCAACTCTCCCAGCCCCGGGCCCCGCAGCCCGAAGCTTCTAGGCTGTGGCCGCCTGGGCAAGAACAAAGGCTTCTCCCGCAGCCCTGGGGCGCCGGCCTCACCCTCATCCTCATCATCCCAACCCCCGGGCCTGGACTCACCCCTCAAGCCACACTGA